One genomic window of Enoplosus armatus isolate fEnoArm2 chromosome 19, fEnoArm2.hap1, whole genome shotgun sequence includes the following:
- the LOC139302327 gene encoding trace amine-associated receptor 1-like codes for MEISVNRSAVLTEIHPCYKIDVSYVLTSNPSAICVLFHIFLGLLSAVTVCGNLLVIISIIYFKQLHTPTNSLILSLAVADLLVGALVFPLTMEFSISSCLYYNVLFCKVRGTFDVSLCTSSILNLCCISVDRYYAVCQPLAYRTKINDHVVVIMILVSWGVSVLIGIGFIIAGLNQEKCATCLIDVVLANILGLVFSFYLPVIVMLCIYLKIFLVAQRQARSIQNTTCQSTKSGAAVSKTERKATKTLAIVMGVFLICWLPFFLCTTVLSFSHVHMPLPLIELLNWLALSNSMLNPFIYAFFYSWFRSAFRMIISGKIIQGDFTNSKLL; via the coding sequence ATGGAGATCAGCGTCAACAGGAGTGCTGTTCTTACTGAGATACATCCCTGCTATAAAATAGATGTCTCTTACGTACTGACAAGCAACCCTTCTGCAATATGTGTATTGTTTCATATTTTCCTTGGTTTATTATctgctgtaactgtgtgtggAAACCTTCTTGTAATAATCTCGATCATTTACTTCAAACAGCTCCACACTCCTACTaactctctcattctctctctggctgtggctGACCTGCTTGTTGGGGCTTTAGTCTTTCCTCTCACCATGGAATTCTCTATAAGCTCATGTCTTTActacaatgtgttgttttgcaaaGTAAGGGGCACCTTTGATGTGTCACTGTGCACATCTTCTATTCTAAACTTGTGTTGTATTTCCGTTGACAGATATTATGCAGTGTGTCAGCCTCTGGCATACAGaactaaaataaatgatcatgTTGTTGTGATCATGATCCTGGTGAGTTGGGGGGTTTCTGTCCTGATTGGAATTGGCTTCATAATTGCAGGACTAAACCAAGAAAAATGTGCTACATGTTTAATTGATGTTGTATTGGCAAACATTTTGGGacttgttttctcattttatctCCCAGTGATTGTAATGCTCTGCATCTACCTGAAGATTTTCCTTGTTGCTCAGAGACAGGCACGCAGCATCCAGAACACAACctgtcagagcacaaagtcTGGAGCAGCTGTCAGTAAGACGGAGAGAAAGGCCACCAAAACTCTGGCTATTGTGATGGGAGTTTTTTTGATATGTTGGCTTCCATTCTTTCTTTGCACCACCgttctttctttcagtcatgTTCATATGCCACTTCCTTTGATTGAATTACTTAATTGGCTCGCACTGTCAAATTCAATGCTCAATCCCTTTATTTATGCTTTCTTTTACAGCTGGTTCAGATCAGCTTTCAGAATGATAATTTCTGGAAAAATAATTCAAGGTGATTTTACAAACTCAAAACTGCTCTga
- the LOC139302420 gene encoding trace amine-associated receptor 1-like has protein sequence MAPEVTVNRTYVYNIHPCYEIDNVSYILKKKPSMICVLLYIFLGSLSVTTICGNLLVIMSIIYFRQLHTPTNSLILSLAVADLLVGVLIFSLNMEFTVSLCFYYEYLICKVLESFNITLSTASILNLCCISIDRYYAVCQPLTYRTKINVHVVAVMILVSWSVSVLLALGYIIAGLNDEKCEEKCFINVLLANILGPVFSFYVPAIIMLCIYLKIFLVAQRQARSIQNTTCQSTKSGAAGSKTERKATKTLAIVMGVFLICWTPFFLCFTFQLLYHVSVPAAVIETLGWLELSNSMLNPFIYAFFYSWFRSAFRMIISGKIFQGDFANTKLL, from the coding sequence ATGGCACCAGAAGTGACTGTCAACCGCACTTATGTTTATAACATACATCCCTGTTATGAAATAGATAATGTTTCTtacatactgaaaaaaaaaccttccatgatttgtgttttattatatattttccttGGATCATTATCTGTTACCACAATATGTGGAAACCTTCTGGTAATAATGTCCATCATTTACTTCAGACAGCTCCACACTCCTACTAACTCTCTCATCCTTTCTTTGGCTGTGGCTGACCTGCTTGTTGgtgttttaatcttttctttaaaCATGGAATTCACTGTAAgcttatgtttttattatgaatatttaatttgcaAAGTACTAGAAAGCTTTAATATAACACTGAGCACAGCTTCTATTTTGAAtttatgttgtatttccatAGACAGATATTATGCAGTGTGTCAGCCTCTGACATATAGAACTAAGATAAATGTTCACGTTGTTGCGGTCATGATCCTGGTGAGCTGGAGTGTTTCTGTTCTTCTAGCACTTGGTTATATAATTGCAGgattaaatgatgaaaaatgtgaagaaaagtgTTTTATCAATGTTTTACTGGCAAACATTTTGGGAcctgttttctcattttacGTCCCAGCGATCATAATGCTCTGTATCTACCTGAAGATTTTCCTTGTTGCTCAGAGACAGGCACGCAGCATCCAGAACACAACctgtcagagcacaaagtcTGGAGCAGCTGGCAGTAAAACGGAGAGAAAGGCCACCAAAACTCTTGCGATTGTGATGGGGGTTTTCCTCATTTGTTGgactcctttctttctctgttttacctTTCAGCTTTTGTATCATGTGTCAGTGCCAGCTGCTGTGATTGAAACACTTGGCTGGCTTGAACTGTCAAATTCAATGCTCAATCCATTTATTTATGCTTTCTTTTACAGCTGGTTCAGATCGGCTTTCAGAATGATCATTTCTGGGAAAATATTTCAAGGTGATTTTGCTAACACAAAACTGCTTTGA
- the LOC139302317 gene encoding trace amine-associated receptor 1-like, with protein sequence MKPKVTVNRTAVGADIHPCYEIDNFNYTLTNTPSVLCVLLYILLILLSVVTICGNLLVIISITYFKQLHTPTNYLILSLAVADLLVGIIVFPFSMAFSLSSCLYHEDLFCKVRGSFDISLSTCSILNLCCISIDRYYAVCQPLTYRTKITHRVVVVMILVSWSVSVLIGISVIIAGLNNEKCEERCIIDVLIENTIGPILSFYFPVIIMLCIYLKIFLVAQRQARSIQSTKSGAAVSKTERKATKTLAIVLGVFLLCWTPFFLCITFMPFSNNSVPVSVVETLNWLTLSNSMLNPFIYSFFYSWFRSAFRMIISGKIFQGDFANSNLH encoded by the coding sequence atgaaaccaaaagtcaCTGTCAACAGGACTGCCGTTGGGGCTGACATACATCCCTGCTATGAAATAGATAATTTCAAttacacactgacaaacacccCCTCCGTTTTATGTGTATTGTTATATATTCTCCTTATATTGTTGTCTGTTGTCACCATATGTGGAAACCTTCTTGTAATAATCTCCATCACTTACTTCAAACAGCTCCACACTCCAACAAACTACCTaattctctctctggctgtggctGACCTGCTTGTTGGGATTATAGTCTTTCCTTTCAGCATGGCATTCTCTCTCAGCTCATGTCTGTATCATGAGGACTTATTTTGCAAAGTACGAGGCAGTTTTGATATATCACTGAGCACATGTTCTATTCTGAACCTATGCTGTATCTCCATAGACAGATATTATGCGGTGTGTCAGCCTCTAACATATAGAACTAAAATCACCCATCGTGTTGTTGTGGTCATGATCCTGGTGAGCTGGAGTGTTTCTGTTCTAATTGGAATTAGTGTCATAATTGCTGgattaaacaatgaaaaatgtgagGAGAGGTGTATAATTGATGTTCTAATTGAAAACACTATCGGacctattttgtcattttacttcCCAGTGATCATAATGCTCTGTATCTACCTGAAGATTTTCCTTGTTGCTCAGAGACAGGCACGCAGCATCCAGAGCACAAAGTCTGGAGCAGCTGTCAGCAAGACGGAGAGAAAGGCCACCAAAACTCTTGCTATTGTTTTGggagtttttcttttatgttggactcctttctttctttgtatcaCCTTTATGCCTTTTAGTAATAATTCTGTACCGGTTTCTGTGGTTGAAACACTTAACTGGCTTACATTGTCAAATTCAATGCTCAATCcctttatttattctttcttttacagCTGGTTCAGATCGGCTTTCAGAATGATCATTTCTGGGAAAATATTTCAAGGTGATTTTGCTAATTCAAATTTGCATTGA
- the LOC139302600 gene encoding trace amine-associated receptor 1-like, producing MGSVSDQTSFKEELRISFYSFSTWVLSITVVTICGNLLVLISIIYFKQLHTPTNYLILSLAVTDLLVGIIVFPFSMAFSLSSCLYHEDLFCKVRGSFDVSLSTCSILNLCCISIDRYYAVCQPLTYRTKINDHVVVIMILVNWIISVLTGIGIIISGLNHEKCEESCSMDVLLPSTLGPTFSFYLPAIVLLSIYLKIFLVAQRQARSIQNTTCQSTKSGAAVSKTERKATKTLAIVMGVFLICWAPLFLCITFVPFSNESVPVPVIETLNWVTLANSMLNPFIYAFFYSWFRSAFRMIISGKVFQGDFTNSKLS from the coding sequence CTGTTGTCACCATATGTGGAAACCTTCTCGTTCTAATCTCCATCATTTACTTCAAACAGCTCCACACTCCTACTAACTACcttattctctctctggctgtgacCGACCTGCTTGTTGGGATTATAGTCTTTCCTTTCAGCATGGCATTCTCTCTCAGCTCATGTCTGTATCATGAGGACTTATTTTGCAAAGTTCGAGGCAGTTTTGATGTATCACTGAGCACATGTTCTATTCTGAACCTATGTTGTATCTCCATAGACAGATATTATGCGGTGTGTCAGCCTCTGACATATAGAACTAAGATAAATGATCATGTTGTTGTGATCATGATCCTGGTAAACTggattatttctgttttaactGGAATTGGTATAATCATTTCAGGATTAAAccatgaaaaatgtgaagaaagcTGTTCTATGGATGTCCTGCTACCAAGCACTTTGGGACCtaccttttcattttatttaccaGCAATTGTGCTGCTTAGTATCTACCTGAAGATTTTCCTTGTTGCTCAGAGACAGGCACGCAGCATCCAGAACACAACctgtcagagcacaaagtcTGGAGCAGCTGTCAGCAAGACGGAGAGAAAGGCCACCAAAACTCTGGCTATTGTGATGGGAGTTTTTTTGATCTGTTGggcccctctctttctttgtatcACCTTTGTGCCGTTTAGTAACGAGTCAGTACCAGTACCTGTGATTGAAACACTGAACTGGGTTACACTAGCAAATTCAATGCTCAATCCATTTATTTATGCGTTCTTTTACAGCTGGTTCAGATCAGCGTTTAGAATGATCATTTCTGGAAAGGTGTTTCAGGGGGATTTTACTAACTCAAAACTgtcttga